TCTCACTCTCACTTCTGTGGCTAAAATGCTTCTCACACTGGCCACAGCTGTATGGTTATTCTACAGTGTGaatttgtttctgtgcttttcctTTGTCCCTCCAGATAAATGTTTGTAAACACCGTTCACATCTTTATGGTCATTGTTCAGTGTGAGTCAGCCAATGAGTTATTAGCTTACTGATGGGTGCAGCCTTTGGAAAACACCGCAGGAAGAAACAACACAATAGGCCTGAATCTCAAACCAGGAGCTTCCTCCAATAGAACTACCATGTGATGTTCATGCAGATCAGCTTTAAATAAAGTAAGAAGCTACAAAGTGTAATAAAGTCAGATAATCGTCGGCTGTTACATAGAAAACAAGCTTAATCGTTTTTATGCTGAGCATCTTCACTGCAAACACTTATTGGACCAgttaaacattttataattaCTCTTCCTGAATTGCAATTtctatttgtttattcatttaatttctctcaggtttaacctagaaccagactaCCTCAGGATCCGTCCTCGTCTCTTTTTACTATCCGATTTTACTGGTTAGGCAGCAGCACTGACCTGTTGATCTGTGGATAACGTGGGTTCGTAGCTCCGATGGCCCTGGTTACGGTTCTCCTCCTGCTTATTCACTCCACCACTCTCCACTTCTTGGGTTTCTTCTTTAATGTCGCTCTTGATGTGGTTCTGGTCGCTATCCGGATCTtggttttcttctttaatgTCGCTCTTTATGTGCTCCTGGTTTACAAAGTTGTGGTCATAGTTCATAAAATCTGAGTTCTGGTTCTCGTGCTTTACACCACTGCTCCAGTTTAACTGACCCGGATCTATCACAACCGAATCTCGTGTTTCTTCTTTTATGTCTTTGTTGTTAAGGCTTTCTTCTGAACCCGCCATGTTGCGTCTTTTATGTTCTCGTCAGATTCTCGCGATAACCGGATG
Above is a window of Betta splendens chromosome 9, fBetSpl5.4, whole genome shotgun sequence DNA encoding:
- the LOC114861365 gene encoding uncharacterized protein LOC114861365 isoform X2; this encodes MAGSEESLNNKDIKEETRDSVVIDPGQLNWSSGVKHENQNSDFMNYDHNFVNQEHIKSDIKEENQDPDSDQNHIKSDIKEETQEVESGGVNKQEENRNQGHRSYEPTLSTDQQTEYRELAQPNSEAQRKKSIKAASLSAM